DNA from Archaeoglobus veneficus SNP6:
ACCAAACTCTCCCGCAAGCTTTTTGAATGCTTTAAAGAAGTCAACATTCTCAAACATTCTACCGGAAGCTGCTACTATCTCTGTTTTGCTGGTAGAAACTTCTACTGCCCTTACGCCCTTCATGGTAAATTCCGCGAGCCACTCCATGCGCTCTTTTTGACAACCGGTTAACTCAGAAATACCACCATGGTAAAGCAACGATTTGGAGAAACCTCCGAGCAGGTAGGCAAGCTCTCCATCGATGCAGCCGAGGGAAGAGTATGCCGGGAAGCCAGATGTGCCACCAATTCCGTCAACGATTTTTCCTTCTCTAACGGCAACGAACGCGTTAAAGCCGTAACCTGCCTCGACGAGCACGAAGTTAAGCTTTTCAACGGGTACTTCAGAAGATAACTCCCAGACTGCAAGAACTGCAGAGCAGAGCTTGTCGTAAGTGCCCATGTCTATGCGGTTAACCTTCCTCCAGTGCGGAACAGTTGGCAGATGTATTACGGCAGGAATCGTGTAAACAGGAAGCTTCTCCCGTCTTATCAACTGCACGACTTGTCGCAATCCAACAGAAGGAGCATCCTTCGTGAGGGTCATTAAAAGTAAATCCCTGTCGTCGAGCTTCTGAAAAGACTTGACAGGAAGGCCGTAGCCAGAAAGGCCTGCAGCGACGTCCGGTTTAATTTCTTCCAGAGCTTCAACTATGCAGAAGGGGTTTTTCTTAACTTCTTCCGTTGAGAAGGAGATATTGCCTATAGTACCTTCATCTCCATCGTCAA
Protein-coding regions in this window:
- a CDS encoding DUF1464 family protein, which codes for MIVAGIDAGTKSYDIFYLDDGDEGTIGNISFSTEEVKKNPFCIVEALEEIKPDVAAGLSGYGLPVKSFQKLDDRDLLLMTLTKDAPSVGLRQVVQLIRREKLPVYTIPAVIHLPTVPHWRKVNRIDMGTYDKLCSAVLAVWELSSEVPVEKLNFVLVEAGYGFNAFVAVREGKIVDGIGGTSGFPAYSSLGCIDGELAYLLGGFSKSLLYHGGISELTGCQKERMEWLAEFTMKGVRAVEVSTSKTEIVAASGRMFENVDFFKAFKKLAGEFGYEVKRIKGFGVAKQSAEGAAIVASGIAGGKYADIIKHMEILNVRGTVFDYLTPAIRKVINLITE